In Rutidosis leptorrhynchoides isolate AG116_Rl617_1_P2 chromosome 2, CSIRO_AGI_Rlap_v1, whole genome shotgun sequence, one genomic interval encodes:
- the LOC139887633 gene encoding secreted RxLR effector protein 161-like, with translation MHNCSPSVAPVVKGDRFGSFQCLKNELEREEMRLIPYASVVGSLVYAQVCTRPDIAYITGMLGRYQSNPGMDHWKAAKKVLRYLQGTNDLMLTYRRMDNLEVMGYSDSDFAKCKDDKKSTSGYIFMLSGGPISWKSHKQELTTTSTMMPEYVACYHTTSHAILLKNLIFRLKVVDSISRPIRLYCDNSAAVSFSNSTSSSGAGLYLDTKYLYVRERVEEKSIAIEYVRTNDMLADPLTKGLPPKLFLEHVAGMRLCNNLI, from the coding sequence ATGCATAATTGCTCACCATCAGTTGCCCCTGTTGTTAAGGGTGATCGTTTTGGCTCATTTCAATGTCTTAAAAATGAGTTGGAACGTGAAGAGATGAGACTTATACCGTATGCTTCGGTTGTTGGAAGTCTTGTTTACGCTCAAGTTTGTACGCGTCCTGATATCGCTTACATAACGGGCATGCTTGGACGTTATCAATCCAATCCAGGAATGGATCATTGGAAAGCAGCCAAAAAGGTTTTGCGATATCTTCAAGGAACTAATGATTTAATGTTGACTTATCGAAGAATGGATAACCTTGAAGTTATGGGTTACTCGGACTCCGATTTTGCCAAATGTAAGGACGATAAGAAATCCACTTCAGGGTACATTTTTATGCTTTCAGGGGGTCCTATTTCATGGAAGAGTCATAAGCAAGAATTAACCACCACTTCTACCATGATGCCTGAGTATGTTGCATGCTATCACACTACTAGTCATGCTATTTTGCTCAAGAACTTAATTTTCAGACTTAAGGTGGTTGACTCCATATCACGACCCATTAGACTATACTGTGACAATAGTGCTGCTGTTAGTTTCTCAAATAGCACTAGTTCTAGTGGAGCTGGTTTGTATCTCGACACTAAGTACTTGTACGTTCGAGAAAgagttgaagaaaagagcattGCCATTGAGTACGTACGCACTAATGACATGTTGGCTGATCCACTTACAAAAGGTTTACCTCCCAAGCTCTTTCTAGAGCATGTTGCCGGCATGAGATTATGTAATAACCTTATTTAA
- the LOC139890587 gene encoding protein S-acyltransferase 24-like, translating into MSSEIEVEEITDQSVSGAGPGNGEITGGMPEESMKNDIYTASAYGDLEKLRNLVEVEGCSVNKPDDNGYHALQWAALNNRVAAAQYILERGADVNAVDLTGQTALHWSAVRGALQVADRLLEEGVRVNAADIYGYQTTHVAAQYGQTAFLYHIVSKWNADPDVPDNEGRTPLHWAAYKGFADCIRLLLFLDAHRGRQDKEGCTPLHWAAIRGNLEACTVLVQAGKKDDLIVTDKTGLTPAQLASDKNHRQVAFFLGNARKLLEKRHEGIFGRLSKLGLAPALMCVIFVLLLTYISSVIMASNLPKLTAGSAFFAWVGVVLASSGLIFFYRCSSKDPGFIKANRNDSKDTKDDEPLLRIEIRDPALLAGNWTQLCATCKIVRPLRAKHCSTCERCVEQFDHHCPWVSNCVGKKNKWDFVWFLVLEVLAMAITGAVSLTRIVTDPLAPSSLGAWLQHVGNQHIGVLLFLVSDFFLFIGVAALTAMQISQVGRNITTNEMANMMRYTYLRGAGGRFRNPFDHGCKKNCLDFMINGYNEDIEIIESAASQSEGINMMPMSSNNRSLAINIQNGGLSASAHSHQTNGNGHVDLNKIPQGNAHVHSSGCSHGNRSKPKTDSVPVGLGLGLGRGSRSRGAL; encoded by the exons atgtcATCGGAGATCGAGGTCGAAGAAATCACAGATCAATCTGTTTCCGGCGCCGGACCCGGTAACGGAGAAATCACTGGCGGAATGCCGGAAGAAAGTATGAAAAATGATATATATACTGCTTCTGCGTATGGTGATTTAGAGAAACTTAGGAATTTGGTTGAGGTTGAAGGTTGTTCGGTTAATAAACCTGATGATAACGGCTACCACGCTTTACAGTGGGCGGCACTTAACAACCGTGTAGCGGCTGCTCAATATATCCTTGAG CGTGGTGCTGATGTTAATGCAGTGGATCTTACTGGGCAAACAGCATTGCACTGGAGTGCTGTTAGGGGAGCTTTGCAGGTTGCAGATCGTTTGCTTGAGGAAGGTGTTCGGGTTAATGCAGCTGATATATATGGGTATCAG ACCACTCACGTTGCTGCACAATATGGCCAGACAGCTTTTCTTTATCACATTGTCTCAAAATGGAATGCAGATCCAGATGTCCCTGATAATGAAGGAAGAACTCCCTTACATTG GGCTGCATATAAAGGTTTTGCAGACTGTATTCGTCTTCTTCTCTTTTTAGATGCACATAGAGGGCGTCAGGACAAAGAGG GTTGCACACCATTACATTGGGCTGCTATAAGAGGGAACTTAGAAGCATGCACAGTATTGGTGCAAGCGGGAAAGAAAGATGATTTGATAGTGACTGATAAGACTGGACTTACACCAGCACAGCTTGCTTCTGATAAGAATCATCGACAAGTTGCATTTTTTCTT GGTAATGCTAGAAAGTTACTTGAGAAACGTCATGAGGGGATATTTGGCCGACTCTCAAAACTAGGACTAGCACCGGCACTTATGTGTGTAATATTTGTGCTACTTTTGACCTATATCAGTTCCGTCATTATGG CTTCAAACTTGCCTAAGTTAACAGCTGGATCTGCTTTCTTTGCATGGGTTGGTGTAGTGTTAGCAAGTTCAGGGTTGATATTTTTCTATCGGTGTAGCAG CAAAGATCCTGGTTTCATTAAAGCCAACCGGAATGATTCGAAAGATACAAAAGATGAT GAGCCTTTACTGAGAATTGAAATACGTGACCCTGCTTTGCTAGCCGGTAATTGGACTCAACTCTGTGCAACTTGTAAG ATTGTCAGACCTCTGCGTGCAAAGCATTGTTCTACGTGTGAGCGTTGTGTGGAACAATTTGACCATCACTGCCCTTGGGTATCTAATTGTGTTGGGAAG AAGAACAAATGGGATTTTGTGTGGTTTCTTGTTCTGGAAGTTCTTGCTATGGCGATAACCGGAGCAGTTTCTCTTACAA GAATTGTGACGGATCCGTTGGCCCCATCGTCTCTTGGGGCGTGGTTGCAACACGTTGGCAATCAACACATCGGTGTTCTATTATTTTTGGTTTCAGACTTTTTCCTCTTTATTGGTGTGGCAGCTTTAACTGCTATGCAAATTTCTCAG GTTGGGCGTAACATCACAACAAATGAAATGGCAAATATGATGAGATACACTTACCTAAGAGGTGCTGGAGGGCGATTTAGAAACCCATTTGATCATGGGTGCAAGAAAAATTGTTTAGATTTCATGATTAATGGTTACAACGAGGACATTGAGATTATAGAATCAGCAGCATCTCAATCAGAGGGTATAAACATGATGCCAATGTCTAGTAATAATAGGAGTCTGGCTATAAACATTCAAAATGGAGGTCTTTCAGCTTCTGCTCATTCTCATCAAACAAATGGAAATGGACATGTTGATTTAAACAAGATCCCCCAAGGTAATGCCCATGTTCATTCTTCTGGTTGCAGCCATGGGAACCGGAGTAAACCTAAAACGGACTCGGTTCCTGTAGGTCTAGGACTAGGGTTAGGCCGAGGTTCCCGATCTAGAGGTGCTTTATGA
- the LOC139890588 gene encoding protein PHOX1-like yields MAQEHKDEGNKLFQRKDYEGAILKYEKAINLLPKNHINLSYLHSSIAACYMQMGITDFPRAIHACNLALEVTPKYSKALLKRARCYEALNRLDLALKDVSVVLDMEPKNLMALEIFDRVKSLMGGKLTNEKSTDATVTDNGGKISEETAALQVLDQQKSVKDKTQKKKSKKHEYVDKKKDLSEDKKKVKKSAEEKVEKKDDECEKIEFESVNGEKETEDKLVVEEKISVYSKENVNKRSIKLIYGDDIRWAKIPFNCDVLELREVIFDRFPLSRAVLIKYQDQEGDMVTVTTNEELRWAESASAQNGSVKLYIVEVNPEQDPFFDRVRRQQQKRKLLNSSSCIDDWILEFAQLFKNYVGFNSDDYLDLHEIGMKLYTEAMEDTVTSEEAQELFTNAADKFQEMSALALFNCGNVHISRARKRAYFTEGASRESLISHIKELYEWAQIEYSKAGQMYKESLKVKPDFYEAYLALGHQEFEQAKLSWYYAVGTEVDLEKFDYTQVIQLYNQAEDNMEKGMKMWEESMVMQKKDGSKDEGAEQVANMSSLINVLWGTMLYERSSMEYKLGLPSWHECLEIAVEKFELAGVSHTDIAVVIKNHCSSDAAPEGLGFDIDEIVQAWHEMYEVKRWQSGVPSFRLEPLLRRRVSKLFYALDHA; encoded by the exons ATGGCACAAGAGCACAAAGATGAGGGTAATAAGTTGTTTCAAAGGAAAGATTACGAAGGTGCgatattaaaatatgaaaaagcGATAAACTTGCTTCCGAAAAACCATATAAATCTCTCGTATCTTCATAGTAGTATTGCAGCATGCTATATGCAAATGGGCATTACTGATTTCCCTAGGGCTATTCACGCTTGCAATTTGGCTCTTGAAGTCACACCAAAGTATAGCAAAGCACTTTTGAAACGAGCTCGGTGCTATGAGGCCTTAAATAGGCTAGATTtggctttgaaagatgttagtGTCGTTTTAGATATGGAGCCTAAGAATCTCATGGCGTTGGAGATTTTCGATAGAGTGAAGTCACTGATGGGGGGAAAGTTGACTAATGAAAAGTCAACTGATGCCACGGTGACGGACAACGGTGGTAAGATAAGTGAAGAGACTGCAGCTCTGCAGGTTCTTGATCAACAAAAGTCTGTAAAAGATAAGACACAAAAAAAGAAAAGCAAGAAACATGAATATGTTGATAAAAAGAAAGATTTGAGTGAAGATAAGAAGAAAGTCAAGAAATCTGCTGAGGAAAAAGTTGAGAAAAAGGATGACGAGTGTGAAAAGATTGAATTCGAGTCTGTAAATGGGGAAAAAGAAACTGAAGATAAGCTGGTTGTTGAGGAAAAAATAAGTGTTTATAGCAAAGAAAATGTGAATAAAAGGAGCATAAAGTTGATATATGGGGATGATATAAGATGGGCAAAAATCCCATTTAATTGTGATGTTTTAGAATTAAGAGAAGTTATATTTGATAGGTTCCCACTTTCACGGGCCGTTTTAATCAAATATCAAGATCAAGAGGGTGATATGGTTACGGTTACTACAAATGAAGAGCTAAGATGGGCTGAATCAGCTTCTGCTCAAAATGGGTCGGTCAAATTATATATCGTAGAAGTCAACCCTGAGCAAGATCCGTTTTTTGACCGTGTTAGAAGGCAACAACAGAAACGGAAACTTTTGAATTCTTCATCTTGCATTGATGATTGGATTCTTGAATTTGCACAACTTTTCAAGAATTATGTCGGGTTTAATTCGGATGATTATTTGGATCTTCATGAGATTGGTATGAAACTGTACACTGAAGCTATGGAAGATACAGTAACAAGTGAAGAAGCTCAAGAATTGTTTACGAATGCAGCTGATAAATTTCAAGAAATGTCAGCTTTGGCTTTGTTTAATTGTGGAAACGTTCATATTTCACGAGCAAGAAAAAGAGCTTACTTTACAGAAGGCGCTTCACGCGAATCTTTAATATCTCACATTAAAGAGTTATATGAATGGGCACAAATTGAGTACTCGAAAGCTGGTCAAATGTACAAAGAATCACTAAAAGTCAAACCCGATTTCTATGAAGCTTATCTGGCTTTGGGGCATCAAGAATTTGAGCAGGCAAAACTGTCTTGGTATTATGCAGTTGGCACAGAAGTTGACCTCGAAAAGTTTGATTACACACAGGTTATTCAGCTTTATAATCAAGCAGAAGATAATATGGAAAAGGGTATGAAAATGTGGGAGGAATCAATGGTTATGCAGAAAAAAGATGGTTCGAAAGATGAAGGAGCAGAACAAGTGGCAAATATGAGTTCTTTGATCAATGTTTTGTGGGGTACGATGCTTTATGAAAGATCGAGTATGGAGTATAAACTCGGGCTTCCTTCTTGGCATGAGTGTTTGGAGATAGCGGTTGAAAAATTTGAACTTGCTGGTGTTTCGCATACAGATATAGCTGTGGTTATAAAGAATCATTGTTCCAGTGATGCTGCACCAGAAG GGTTAGGATTTGATATTGATGAGATAGTACAAGCATGGCATGAAATGTATGAAGTGAAAAGATGGCAAAGTGGTGTTCCTTCTTTCAGATTAGAACCATTGCTTCGAAGACGAGTTTCTAAACTATTTTATGCCTTGGATCATGCATGA
- the LOC139890589 gene encoding protein OS-9 homolog, producing the protein MGSNLMRILLLLIIGLFSFNVLADQIFPTHSGGLSRSSREPKYDIEFHTEDSPFFPDDDQESVVMPKKNGDKFICYLPKVEKNKSGKPSIQENTTSLILETEKPFKLKTPDELLEALKDRCFIRQEGWWSYEFCYHKKLRQIHVENDKVVQEFVLGEYDAEATVSYNRNLSDISTLKDPRSKDASQRYHAHQYKNGTTCDLTNEPRETEVRFVCSEPRAMISSITELSTCKYALTIQTPTLCKHPLFQEERPVWYTVNCNPLPKDYIQPKVEDDNINEHKKIAMITDKETSSSSTHHPEEYAT; encoded by the exons ATGGGTTCGAATTTGATGCGAATATTGCTACTATTAATAATCGGTTTGTTCAGTTTCAATGTCTTAGCCGATCAGATCTTTCCAACTCATTCAG GTGGCTTAAGTCGCAGCTCTCGTGAACCAAAATATGATATTGAGTTTCACACAGAAGATTCACCATTTTTCCCT GATGATGATCAAGAGTCTGTGGTCATGCCTAAGAAGAACGGAGATAAGTTTATATGCTACCTGCCTAAAGTTGAGAAAAACAAGAGTGGGAAGCCGTCCATACAAGAAAACACGACGAGCTTAATTTTGGAAACTGAAAAACCCTTCAAGTTGAAGACACCAGATGAACTACTTGAAGCACTTAAAGATCGTTGCTTTATCAGG CAAGAGGGCTGGTGGTCATATGAATTTTGTTATCACAAGAAGCTACGTCAAATTCACGTGGAGAACGATAAG GTTGTTCAAGAGTTTGTATTGGGTGAATATGATGCTGAAGCTACAGTTTCTTACAACCGTAACCTATCTGATATTTCAACATTGAAAGATCCTCGCTCGAAAGATGCATCGCAAAG GTATCATGCTCATCAATACAAAAATGGAACTACTTGTGATCTAACAAACGAGCCTCGAGAAACTGAG GTGCGATTTGTGTGTTCAGAACCTAGAGCTATGATTAGCTCCATCACCGAGTTATCAACATGCAAATATGCCCTCACAATTCAAACCCCAACACTTTGCAAACACCC ATTGTTCCAAGAAGAAAGGCCAGTTTGGTATACAGTAAACTGTAACCCGCTCCCAAAAGATTATATACAACCAAAAGTGGAAGATGACAATATAAATGAACACAAGAAGATTGCTATGATAACTGATAAAGAAACTTCATCATCGTCGACTCATCATCCAGAAGAATACGCTACATAA
- the LOC139890590 gene encoding calcium uptake protein, mitochondrial-like: MHYFSRIFRRKPSYYTTFRALPTRIHGNHNISSSLSSKLSVGSRSRFDCCNKDESLIESLTSGIVVVGLSFGICYFNYASDQPNSHFAYAESRYEPMESESKPIYIVPESYRRKVFFKYEKRIRMQSSPEKVFEYFASHRSADGESFMTPADLMRAVVPVFPPSEAARVRGGSLKGDRVATELHCPPSKFFMLFDTNNDGLISFAEYIFFITLLSIPESSFSIAFKMFDLDNNGKIDKEEFTKVMALMRSQHRQGSRLKEGPRIGLKVSTPIENDGLLEYFFGKDGNLSLAHDKFNQFLKDLHNEILALEFAHYDYKSRGTISARDFALSMVASADMGDVNKFLDRVDQLNDEPNVSNIRITFEDFKKFAELRTQLRPLSLAIFSYGTVNGLLTKKDFQRATKQVCGIALSDNVIDVIYYLFDVNRDGRLSWEEFLRVLQRREEDKLQPKETGLLGLLSCWWQCSKNSCAATGILF, translated from the exons ATGCATTATTTTTCCAGAATCTTTAGAAGAAAACCGTCGTATTACACCACTTTTCGAGCTCTCCCCACTCGAATCCATGGTAACCACAATATTTCGTCCTCATTATCCTCGAAATTGAGCGTTggatcgaggtctcgtttcgattgTTGTAATAAGGATGAATCACTTATTGAATCACTAACgtctgggattgttgttgttggattAAGCTTTGGAATTTGTTACTTTAATTATGCATCTGATCAACCAAATTCACATTTTGCTTATGCGGAATCTCGTTATGAACCTATGGAATCGGAGAGTAAACCGATTTATATCGTTCCTGAATCGTACAGGAGAAAAGTTTTTTTCAAATACGAGAAACGGATACGAATGCAAAGTTCTCCTGAAAAG GTGTTCGAGTATTTTGCATCTCATCGATCTGCTGACGGGGAATCATTTATGACACCGGCGGACTTGATGAGGGCGGTGGTCCCCGTGTTTCCGCCTTCTGAAGCTGCTCGTGTTCGTGGGGGAAGCTTGAAAGGCGATCGGGTAGCTACTGAATTACATTGTCCTCCTTCAAAATTCTTCATGCTTTTCGATACCAATAACGATGGTCTTATCTCATTCGCCGA GTATATATTTTTCATTACACTACTAAGCATTCCAGAATCAAGCTTCTCTATAGCATTTAAGATGTTCGATTTAGATAACAACGG AAAAATCGATAAAGAGGAGTTCACGAAAGTAATGGCGTTGATGCGGTCTCAACATCGACAAGGATCAAGACTTAAGGAAGGGCCGCGTATCGGGCTTAAAGTTTCAACGCCCATTGAAAACGATGGCCTTCTCGAGTATTTTTTTGGAAAAGATGGAAACTTGTCCCTTGCTCACGACAAGTTCAACCAATTCTTGAAGGACTTGCATAACGAG ATATTGGCACTTGAATTTGCACATTACGACTACAAGTCAAGAGGGACGATATCTGCTAGAGACTTTGCGTTATCTATGGTAGCATCTGCTGATATGGGAGACGTCAACAAGTTTCTTGATCGTGTAGACCAACTAAACGACGAACCAAACGTCAGTAACATCCGTATAACATTTGAAGACTTCAAAAAGTTTGCAGAGTTACGAACACAACTGAGACCACTGTCACTCGCCATCTTTAGTTACGGAACAGTAAACGGGCTCCTTACAAAAAAAGATTTCCAAAGAGCAACTAAACAG GTTTGCGGGATTGCGTTGAGTGATAACGTGATTGATGTAATATACTACTTATTCGATGTGAATCGTGATGGAAGATTAAGTTGGGAGGAGTTTTTACGAGTGTTGCAGAGGCGGGAAGAGGATAAGTTACAACCGAAAGAGACGGGGCTTTTAGGTTTACTTTCATGTTGGTGGCAATGCTCGAAAAACAGCTGTGCTGCAACTGGGATACTTTTTTAG